In the genome of Rhodoplanes sp. Z2-YC6860, one region contains:
- a CDS encoding cupin domain-containing protein: MRALQCTAALVAAFCTALAPTAVFAQDPPGRHEIRRLDVPGAPNKQIVVELNEFKPGDGLDRHSHPGIEQGYVIQGAMVQQPGKEPTMFATGSLLSNMPDVVHGGFKVVGDTSLKAFSVYVVDRDKPLYDWAK, translated from the coding sequence ATGAGAGCCCTTCAATGCACCGCGGCCCTTGTGGCCGCCTTCTGCACCGCTCTGGCGCCGACCGCCGTCTTCGCGCAGGACCCACCCGGGCGGCACGAAATCCGCCGGCTCGATGTACCCGGTGCGCCCAACAAGCAGATCGTCGTCGAACTCAACGAGTTCAAGCCGGGCGATGGGCTGGACCGTCATTCCCATCCAGGCATCGAGCAGGGCTATGTCATTCAGGGCGCGATGGTGCAGCAGCCGGGCAAAGAGCCGACGATGTTTGCCACCGGCTCTCTGCTCTCGAACATGCCCGACGTCGTGCACGGCGGCTTCAAGGTCGTTGGCGACACGTCGTTGAAGGCGTTCTCGGTTTACGTGGTCGACCGCGACAAACCGCTTTACGACTGGGCGAAGTAG